CACGAGATTGGGAAAGAGGTGGACCAAGGCTGATTTTTTTAAATCCTTTGAATAAGATAACTGTCCCTACCAATCCAGTAGCCCCTCCTACGTAAAGAAGTGCCTTTCCTGTTTGGGGTTGGGTACCGAGAAGCTGTCCCCCCAGAATGGTCACAGAATAACCCAAAGTGGCAACCAAAATCCCAGTTTTTAAATGCTTTTGAGATTGGTAAAGATTTAATTCGACTTGACGTAAGTCACGATCTAATTGAAGAATAGAACGTTTTAAACTATCCTGATCAGAAACTGGAGACTGCCCTTGAGCGAAACCATAAGAAAAACAAAACAGAAATAAGAAAAATAACTGCCGCATCATTTATTGATTGATCCAAGTTTTAAATTCATTCACTTTTTCACGTGCTACCACAATTGGCGAATCTGTTTTGGCTTTAAGACTCAAGGTTAACCGGCCATTGGTATAGGGCTTCATTTCTACCAAATGATCCAAATTAATAATGAAGGATCGGTTGATACGATAGAAAATTTTCGGATCAAGCTGATCAAGCTGAAGGTCATTGAGCGAAAAATCAACGATATATTTTTGAGAAGAACCCGATTCCACCAAAAAAGTAATTCCATCTTCGGCGTAGAAGTATGCGATTTGATCCACAGGAATAAATACTAACCTACTGCCAATTTTTGCCAGAAATCTCTTCTTGTAAATTTTAGCGGGAAAGTGTCTGGAGATTTGATCTAAAATAGATTCTGACCAACTCGAATCCGAATATTTACAGACTTTATCAAAGGCTCGAAGAAGCCGTTCTTCCTGAATTGGCTTTAAGACATAATCAATACAATTATGTTCAAAGGACTCCAAGGCATATTGATCATAGGCAGTAATAAATACAACTGGGACCTCTACTTTCTTTCCCTTGAAA
Above is a window of Algoriphagus sanaruensis DNA encoding:
- a CDS encoding LytR/AlgR family response regulator transcription factor, which gives rise to MKKKLLLAEDEPLAQQRILAILKKSRPDWEVVTLVNRVSELSDALKYSENYDLILCDIHLADGLSFTAFKGKKVEVPVVFITAYDQYALESFEHNCIDYVLKPIQEERLLRAFDKVCKYSDSSWSESILDQISRHFPAKIYKKRFLAKIGSRLVFIPVDQIAYFYAEDGITFLVESGSSQKYIVDFSLNDLQLDQLDPKIFYRINRSFIINLDHLVEMKPYTNGRLTLSLKAKTDSPIVVAREKVNEFKTWINQ